The following coding sequences are from one Ovis canadensis isolate MfBH-ARS-UI-01 breed Bighorn chromosome 7, ARS-UI_OviCan_v2, whole genome shotgun sequence window:
- the CCNB1IP1 gene encoding E3 ubiquitin-protein ligase CCNB1IP1: protein MSLCEDMLLCNYRKCRVKLSGYAWVTACSHIFCDQHGSGEFSRSPAICPACNSTLSGKLDIVRTELSPSEEYKAMVLAGLRPEIVLDISSRALAFWTYQVHQERLYQEYNFSKAEGHLKQMEKIYTQQIQSKDVELTSMKGEVTSMKKVLEEYKKKFSDISEKLMERNRQYQKLQGLYDSLRLRNITIANQDSTLEPSMIAQSGVFGFPLGNNSRFPLDSTPVRNRGVGDGDFQFRPFFVGSPTAPEPANSFFSFASPNNELEQQPVSSRAFKVKRI from the exons ATGTCTTTGTGTGAAGACATGCTGCTTTGTAATTATCGCAAGTGTCGTGTCAAACTCTCTGGTTATGCATGGGTCACTGCCTGCTCTCATATATTCTGTGATCAGCATGGTAGTGGTGAGTTTAGTCGTTCACCAGCTATCTGCCCTGCCTGCAACAGTACTCTTTCTGGAAAGCTAGATATTGTCCGCACAGAACTCAGTCCATCAGAAGAATATAAAGCCATGGTATTAGCGGGACTTCGACCAGAGATTGTGTTGGACATCAGCTCCCGAGCGCTGGCCTTCTGGACATACCAG GTACACCAGGAGCGTCTCTATCAAGAATACAATTTCAGCAAGGCAGAGGGCCATCTGAAACAGATGGAGAAGATATATACTCAGCAAATACAGAGCAAGGATGTAGAATTGACCTCTATGAAAGGGGAGGTCACCTCCATGAAGAAAGTGCTAGAAGAATATAAGAAAAAGTTCAGTGACATTTCTGAGAAACTTATGGAGCGAAATCGCCAGTATCAAAAGCTCCAAGGCCTCTATGATAGCCTTAGGCTACGAAATATTACTATTGCTAACCAAGATAGTACTCTTGAACCATCTATGATTGCACAGTCTGGTGTTTTTGGCTTCCCATTAG GGAACAACTCCAGGTTTCCTTTGGACAGTACACCAGTTCGAAATCGGGGTGTTGGAGATGGAGATTTTCAGTTCAGACCATTTTTTGTGGGTTCTCCCACAGCACCTGAACCTGCCAACAGCTTTTTTAGTTTTGCCTCCCCAAATAATGAATTAGAGCAGCAGCCAGTCTCTAGCAGGGcctttaaagtaaaaagaatttag